The sequence TTTGATGCAGTGGAAACGGAGGGGCTTGAAGACGACGCTTGCACTCCGATAGATGAAAATCCAGTGCCTGATGTCAGGAATGGCTCTCAGCTGCCAGCATTTTCAGGTGTGTACACGTCTGCTCAGGTCAGAGAGACGTTTGAGAGTGACCCTGGTCGTGATAGCAGCTCGGATAGGGACGGGGCGAGCACCATTTTTGAAGAAACTGAGAGCATATCTGTCGGTGAGGTGATGAGGAGTCCAGCATTCAGCGAGGACTGTTCATCAGAGAACTCTTTCTGGGTTGATGTTGGCCAGAGCCCGTTGGGGTCAGAGAAGTCTGGTCAGTTCAAGAAAGGGAAACTGGGATCACCATTACCATCGTCTTGGTTCACTGGCAGAAAGGGTAACAAGAGGATGTCACCCACATCAAGGATATCTAGAAGCCCACTTTATGATGGTAATGTGATTTCTTTTGATGCTGCTGTATTGTCAGTTTCACAAGATGTAGACTGCCTCAGGGAAGACCCTGAAGAAGAAATCTATGAGAATGGCCGGGGAAATCATTTCAGGCAAGTTAGTGAAATCCAGGAGGAGCCAGAGGTGGAAGAGGTTGCATGCCAACATGCCATGAATGGTGATTTGGACCACAAAGAAAGTGCGATAAGAAGGGAGACTGAAGGGGAATTTCGGCTGCTGGGACGGAGGGATGGAAACAGCAGGTTTGCTGGCGGTCGTCTCTTCGGTGTTGAAGAGATTGACGGAGCTATAAGCATGGGGCGCAGGGTTTCATTCAACACTGAGGCAAATATGATTGCTGACAGACTACATCGGGCCTCAGATGCTGCTGAAGCGTCTGGATATCCATTTCGTGATGACGATGCCTGTATAAGTGATGGGTATGATGATGCTCAAGACTGGAGCAGGAGGGAACCAGAGATAATTTGCAGGCACATTGATCATGTTGATATGATGGGGCTCAACAGAACAACTCTTAGGTTAAGGTACCTTATCAATTGGCTAGTAACTTCGCTGTTGCAGCTGAAGCTGCCAGGCTTGAAAGACAGTGATGGAGTTCCTCTTGTCCACATTTATGGTCCAAAGATTAAGTATGAAAGGGGAGCGGCCGTTGCTTTCAATCTGAAGCAAAGTGGTGGCGCTTTCATTAATGCTGAATTTGTCCAGAAGATAGCTGAGAAAAATGGCATATCTCTCGGCATCGGTTTTCTTAGTCATATAAAGATAGACCCAAACCAGAAGCAGTCAAATGGAGCACTAGATATACCCGAGGCTTCCTTTTATAAGAATGGTCGCAGAGACAGTAAAAAGGTGACTGTAAGAGTTGAAGTTGTGACTGCTTCgcttggcttcctcactaactttGAAGATGTGTACAAGATGTGGGCATTTGTTGCCAAGTTCTTAGATCCTTCATTCCTGGAAAGTGAGCGCATTGCCATAGCTACTGACCAAATGGAGGCGATAGCTGCTGAGCACATGCAAGGGCAAATTTGAGCTTGATGTATGATGTATCGATCAATGAAGGAGTGGAAGGTGATCTTTCTCCTTTTGTCGAGCCATAATTTGTGTTTTCGAGGGGTAATTGGTAGTGGATTTAGCAGATTTTTTTATTCTTTGCCTAGTTCCTCGACATGTGACTTATTTTTGTGTCATGTAGAGTTTGCTCAAATATGTACCAGCGGCTCATCAGTAGAGCTCTTTTCCACTGAACAATGTTTGTAAAGCAGCTCACTGGAAATGAAATAGTTTTGAGTGCTTTGTACCTGGAATGTGTTCATGATGCAGTTTTCACATCCTCTGTTAAAATTGTCTTCTAATTTATTTTTGTTTGTGGTTACTGCTTAAAGTTGTAACTTTTTGCCAACCTTTGATAATCAATCCATGTTGCTGGATGACTGTCCTTTTTGTTCATGGAAACTCACAACTGAGAATGGTGTGCGCCGCTTCGAAGTTCCAACTTCCACTTTGATTTTATTCCAGTCTGTCTGTTCAACATGTTTATGTCTTGTTGAAATAGAACCATTCAGTTGGATTTGAACTGTTTCTAAGTACTATCGCTTTCCTTCTTGGGTGAACTTCAATCATGAATTGTCTCAGTGTGGTATTATACAATTTCAACCCCCTTTTTGTGTATGTTATGTTTTTTTGGCAGGATTACTAATAATCTGAGACTTGATTGCCTTCGATAACCTGATCTGAAGAAGCATTAGGAACCAGTCACTGATTGTTGGATGTACTCCTGGAGTTTTTGCATGTCCTAGCATTGAAACATAACATTATCACGATCGTTGTCTCAGTGGGCTCGCATGAATAAGATCCTGTATAACCATTAATGTTATTCTTCCTTTTGTACTAGTAAATCAAAATTACGAACATCCACTACCGATCTATTTGGTATTTTGGTGCATGTCTTCCCCCAGCCCAGGTAAGAAGGTAGCTCCAATTTTGACGGTGCAATTTTTTTTATGACTTTTGGATGCTCCCTATTTATCAGTAATTATAATCAGGGAGTCCCATCATAGATCCGCTCTGCAATACCATGAAATATCTTTTATGGACCTTCAGTTGTGCTGGTAAACTAAATTGGGAACTCTCTACAAGTCAGAAGCTTATCTTGTGTTATGTGTTGTCAATGTTCAGTTTCTGTACCGGTTTCTACAGTAATTAGTCATGTTAACTCAGGTGCATTGCCTAGTGTTACGCTTAACATGACGATTTCATTAATTTTTCCCTTTTAAATTGCTTAAATGTGCTATTTTATTTTTATCCTTGAAATGTAGAAGACAGCAGAATTGTGATAAACCCCTTACTAGGCTCTATTAGTATGCAGCAACTGTACATCAGTTTGTATTTAATACACATACATCAGTTTTGAGCTTTTGCCCCTACTGTGGCTGCCCTGTCCTTCTTGTACTGCCATGTAGCAGCAACATCACATTTTATGCCAAGCAACTTACAAAATGATGCAACCATTGGGCTGTAAAATGGAGGAATTGTAAATGCATTTTTTTTGTACAGCCGAAAGAAAAACGATCCCAGCATCAAATGCATTTCTTTTCCCAGAACAAATGCCTGAAACATTCTTTCCTGCTTAGGCCTGGCTGGCTCTGATCTGATCAGTGGCTGGCCATACCCTATTCTGTTCACTCAGTTTGACAGGCATAGTCAAGAGAATCTTCCCAAGTATGTCGAGGCAGAGCAGTGGCAGTATGTGTTCAGTGCTCATGTTCAGAAGAAAACGATTCAGTGAAAAAATTAAAGAGGATGGTTTTCAGTTCCCAGTCTATTCCTCTTCCTAATTAATCAGTTTTACTTCTCTGTCCACAGTGGGTTTTAACTCACATAATATGTGTCTTGAAGTGTTGAATGCGGCTTGTGACTTTTGGGTTCTCCATACAGCCATACAGTACTATTTATCTGTGAGACTGTGACCTTTGTGCTAGCACTGCTCAGAGCATCCCTCTGGATCCGTGGCAACCGGCAACCTTGCAGAAGTCCTGGTAATCTCCTGCTTTAATCTCTGCTGTTGTTTTCGCTATTGCTACTGACCACATCTGCTACTACACTCTAGATATTGCTGCCCTTTCTTATCTTCTTAGACTATATGGAAGAAATGAAACTGGAATATGGCAGTAGATTCTGCAGCTTTTAGTGCTTAAAAGTCAAAGCTATCAAATAGCAACTTTTGTCATGCTTTCATCTGCATCAGCCTGAATAAACTTTTCTAGTGATGTTCTTTTTCAACAGTAGGGCACAATGTCAGCACAGTCGGTTCATGTCAATTAGCCTGAATACTGAAAGCAGGTTACTTCCCAGTTCCCACCTGTTTACGTGCCTACTGTAAATTGATTTTGTCCTCCCTTCCTAATAACTTCCATCTTTATTAACATTGTAGGAGTGATCAGAGGATGGACAAGTCTTGCACACAATGCAAGGATTATGTCGCACATCAATATTGGGACCACATGGATAATCGGAAAAAGCGTTTCTTTAAGCTTATGCTTGGCAATTTCAGGAATGGAGTGGTACGATCTTCTCGACTATGCTGTTCCTGTGGACAAATATACATGTTCTATAGTTTGTTAGTTTGTTGTTTTGGGTAAGTGGAAAACTTAGGTCCTGGGATAACAGTTTCATGGTTTACTCATCTTAGTACTTGATTTGGAGGTTCGAACCAGTTTTGTTTTTATGTATGAGTAGTTGTTTGAGAATCAATTTCTGGCAAAAATGTTGAACGTCAGAAAATTATCGGAAATTATCAGGACATTCACCTCAATATTCTGTTCATGCATGGAGTTAGGATCCACATGTCTGTGGTTTTGTGAGACATGGATTATTTGTAAAGCATGCCCTGAAAAACTGACTTAGTGGGTGGCATATCCTGAAAACCACTCCTTAAACTATGCATAAGGCATATTCAAagggggcagccccagtgcatgtagctcccgctctggggaagggtccgaccactttgggtctattgtacgcagcctttccctacatttctgcaagaggctgtttccaggacttgaacccgtgacctcatggtcacaaggcagcaactttaccactgcgccaaggctccccttcatgcATAAGGCATATTCAAATAAATAAATTTATATCTGCATTGAGAAAACATGTTTGCTCTTGGTTTTCAGTAAAATTAGCAGCAACGACCTTGTTATTTATATGGATCAATATAACTAGTTATTACTCTTAAAATAGTAACGGTGTAATGCTTTCAATTTTATGACATACTCCATGTTAGTGTAAATTACCTCTTTATCctaccatgtactccctccgttcctaaatgtaagtctttatagagatttcaccagatggactacataaggagcaaaatgaatgaatccaaacttaaaatgcatctacatacatccgtatgtagttcgtagtggaatctctacaaagacttatatttaggaacggagggagtacatgctgtCAATTTTATTTTTTAATCCCTGCAGACCATACCAGAGAAGTTTGTGCGCAGTGTCAGAGGAATGATCTCTGAACTAGTCAAACTAGAAACTCCAGATGGTAATACATATAATGTTCATATTGCCAAGGAACTGAATAATCTAGTCCTTCGATCTGGATGGTCAAAATTTGCCAGTGTTTATGAGCTTCAAGAGGGTGACTTTTTGAGGTTCAAATACAATGGGGACTCCCACTTCAAAGTTGAGATCTATGATCCAAGTGCTTGCGAGAAAGAGACATCCTGCGTTGTAATGAACTACAATCCAGGTCTCCAAAAACGGAGCGTTCCTCATGATAATCAAATGTTATCACCGGAGGGTGAAAGGTTAGCAAAGCGTCACAATGGTTGCTGCAGCGACAGTTGCAAAACTTCAAAGATGAATCCAGCAGGCTCTCCACACAAACCAAGTAAAGATACATATTTCCTCCTAGTTCTAGCACAGTGTGATCAAGTTTCATTATTAACAGCATTAATGGTTGATATTGCGCAGCTAAAAAGGAAGTCCCATCTTCTGAAGATGCCAGGAGTTCAGGTGAACTTCAGACTTCCACCAGGTCTCGCTATTTCTTAGCAACAGGGTGCAACCTGACTGATGCACATAAGGTGGAAGTCGACAAAATTGAGCAAAATATCAGGCCTGAGATTCCACTATATGTCAAAACCATGTCCAGTGCCAGTCTGGTTGATGGATTTCTGGTATGTTGGCAGTTGCATTACTTGCATTGCATACTTAATGACTACTTGAGCTGTTTGACTTTTTCAGAACTTGTTCTTGCGATGATCAGAACTTCAGATTCACCTGTTAAATCTTGTTAAAGCTTTGCTGAACTCATCAAAACTAACTGCTAGATCATTTGTGATAGGTCATATCTCATATGCAAAGATTACGCTATCAAACACCTTCCATGCAAAGACGAATTCATCACATTTTGTCATGCCAGTCATAGCAAGACATGGCGTGCTCATTACAAGATCAATGCTGATGATACATATCATCTTTCTACCGGATGGTTGAGATTTGTCGATGACAACCAGTTGCAAAAAGGCGATACTTGCATGTTTGAAGTATTAAAGAGGCAGAGAAGTTTCACAATGGCAGTTCATCTGCTTAAAGCAAGCTATCATCATCCACCAGGTAATGCCCTGCGTATATGCATGCAGTGTGAGGGATCATCCTTTAGATGTAGCTCTACTCACAGTGGGGAAAAACTTGAAAATGAATCCAGCAGATTCTGTAAGAGATGATGTAAATTAATGCACTATTGGTTTCGTGTCCCATGTTTAGTAATTTGTGACTGGGTTTTTTTTGTAGGATTTCCCGCTTCTTCCAAGAGTCTTAGGCCTGAAGCCAAGAGTTTTAGGCCTGAAGATAAAGTGAGGCTGTCACGATTCATCACATTGGAGGGTCTGCTGAAGACTAAAGTGCATGAGAAAGTAGAAGTTATTAAGCCCGAAATCCCTGTTTTTGTGTCTATCATGATGAAAACCAATGTTAGCGGCAGAAGCCTCAGTTTGGTGAGCCACCATCACTTTGTTCATATTTAAAAGAAAAGGGCAAATACATTTCGTCAGCGGAAGTTTATTCCCTGTTATAGTGAGAAAACAGAAAAGTAGAGCAGTGAAGTTTTCACTGAATCTTACTTAATTTTTTTTTCCGTGCAATCAGGCCTTCAGTCTGGATTATGCCAAAGATTTTCTCCCTGGTGAGAACCAAATTTTCAGGCTTCATCGGCCCGGGGAAAGCGCTCCATGGAAAACTGAATTCAAGAGCTTTGCTTCAAGGCGTTGGCTTGTTAGAGGCTGGGAGCAATTTGTCATTGACAACAAACTGGAACTAGACGATGTCTGCCTCTTCGAGCGGATTGAAAACAAGAAGAAGCTCAGGATGATGGTCCACATCATCCGAAAGAAAGAGTACTGTTGATTTGCTCCCTTTTTTTGCCTATGCTTTTGTAATCGGGAAGTTTAGTATCGTCAGTGGGTTTTTGTGTTGGAATTTTCCTGACTCATCCGACAAAATCTCAGAGAAGTGCTAGAATAAACAACATTACCTGGATATGATGATACTTCCTGGTTAGTTTGTGTTACAGAATCATGGTCATATTGTGACTTCTAAGTATCAGTATAAGTTGTTTCGGATATATCCTTTGAGAATGCGCAAAATTCTTGTAATCCAATCCCATGAAATTGATGTGTACAAATTTGAGAAGCTTATGTATTGTTCTACATTCTTGCAAAGTTTAACCTCAAATTAAGTATTGTCAATGGATTGCTTCTGACAACTGTATGCTGCAACCAGGAGGCAATGAGCTGTAACTTGATAAGATCACAGACAATTTGATTACAGTTAGTTTCTGCAACGTTACTTGATTGAAATGACTGCGCACTGTCCACTccacttagagcaactccaatgggatgACCCATTTCGTCtgcccgcgtccgtttgggtcggcacggacaaaagtggcggcccaacgcgccgacccaaacccatttcacgtcgcgtccgcgccgacgcatttgcggcccaaatttgcgtctggaatgcgtcggcgcggacgcgaagtGGACGCGTCGCGCgtctcctcgccgtccgccgcgtccccacctggcggccgTCCAACTACGACGGTCAACATAATTTATGACGACCGCCCACCTTGGGCCCACGAGTCAGCGACGgcggtcgtccttttttaagccgagCGTGCGGCGGGGCCATCCTCATCCACTACCACTCGCCCCCCGTCCCCATCTGGCCACCCCCGCCCCCACGCCGGcgacaaccctagccaccgccagcaTGGGTTTCTTCTTCGGCATCGGCAGCAGCTGCAAGGGCAAAGCCCCCGCCCGCCATTCCCCCGCCCTCCCCGCGCCGGCGCGCGCTCCCCGGCAGAGGCAGTGCATCAACGTGCCGTTGCACCAGGCTGAGTGGCACTGGCACCACCGCGTGCCTCTGCCGTACCCGGATGTGACGCTGTCGCATGACTGGCATTTGGCCccggagaggatcccagtgccggcggcgccgcggacgGCGAGGGCCCATGCGGAGGAGGTGCGGCACCGGCGGGCGTTGCTGACGTCGGAGCAGCGCGCCGACCCGCACTTATCgtcgactcgcccaactgggctcgatggttcgccttcgagcacgaggaggcgaggcgacgcggcgtCCGCAGCGTCGACCACAGCCttccgccgcccgcgctcgtcgtccacgacgaggaccaggaggccgaggccgcctaccaggcggccatcaaggagagcgaggaggaggagcggtggagggAGGCGGACGAGGCGGCTTTCGAGGCTACCATggcggaggccatggccctctccgcggcgggcgactgcgtcgtgccgccggtggccccgccgtccccgcccaaagccgagccggaggagccggcctacctcgagcgctactcctggaccggagtagtgcgcgagtgggtcagcgctccgccgatctggctcggggcgacggagaagcaggaggcggcctacCTCGACCACTGGCGCCGCGTTCGGCTGGCCGAGGAGTGCCGGGAGGACGAGCGCCTGCAGATGCTCGACCGCGAGGCCGAAGAGGAGGCACGCCAGGCCTAGGCAGCGGTGGCGCAGGCAGCGGCGGCAAAGCCCGACATCACCGCCgtctggaacacggcgttcccctgggccggccctgcGCCGACGCTGATCGACCTCACCGGTCCaggcgcagccgccgccgccgccgaggacgcctagggcagcgcgtcGTCTAGTTTTAATGTAATGTGGACTttcgccggccttcgtggccggcttttaTGTTTAATTAAATGCATGCATTTATTTTCGAAATGCTTCCAATACTTTTTTTGCCGCGCCGACGAAATGGGTCGGGCCAGCGTTGGGCGCTCGCGCCGACCCAAACACGACATCGGACGTTTGTGTCcgccgggccgacccaaacggacaaaagcgccgtccgtttgggtcggcccgttggagttgctcttactgcCAATTTCACCTCCCCCAAAGATGAAGTAAACATAGCACACGTCTGCCATGGTGGCCCCACCTTTCAGTGGGTGAGGTCCATGAACACCCAGAGTCCACTAGTCTTCCCTGAGCTGTAACTTTAGGTGAAATCTATTTATGTATGTAGTTACTCCACTAGTCTCGTCAGCCAGCGCCAGCAcaactcctctctctccctctctcttctcaCCAGGAAGAATCAGGGAATGCATGAAGAGCAAGGCAAgcacagctctctctctctctctctctctgtgtgtgtgtgtgtgtgtgtgcgcgcgcgcgcgcgctgtGGCTGAGGATGTTGCTTCTGTGATTGTTGAATGGCAGATGAGATGATGGGTGAGAAAGGGTGCGAGAGCTGCAAGAAGTGGCAGGAGCACTACTACTGGGAGCACATGGATGCGAGCAAGACCAAGTTCTTCAAGCTCATGACACAAGATTCCCAGCAGCGCATTGTAAGTATCCAATACCCTCACAAGGATTGAACTCTCTAACAATAGTTGACCGCTTGTACTAGCTAGTTCCAAATTGTTGATTTTCCCCTTGCAAAAAGAAAAGGATGTTTGAAAAACAACGGCAACTAGGACTAATCctgattttctagaaagcataaagaagtCGTACAAGGCTCATCAGTCATGTATGTATGTATCAGAAACGCAACACTTATGGtgttttctccaaaaacaaaatgtCTTAGAAGATGGAACTTACTTACCTCCCAATAATGGACTGTACAAACTTAAAATGGATCCTCTGTACTAATCGCCTGCCAATTTTGTCTTCTCCATCTTAGCGCATACCGGACAAATTTGCGAGCAATTTCATCAGGCAGATGCAGAACCCACAGGGATTTGACCTGAAAGCAACAAGCGGCGAAACATGGCATGTGGGTGTTACCAAGGTTGCCAATGGCCTGTTCTTCAGTTCAGGATGGGGAGATTTTGTCAAGGCTCATGAACTGCAGGAGAATGACCTCCTGGTCTTCACATTCAGCGGCAACTCCTCTTTTGAGGTTCTCGTCTTCGATGCGACCGGCTGCGAGAAACTATCTTCTCTCTTCGCTGGCGCTGGCATGCGCAAACATTTTCATGGTATGGTGGGTCAACAGGTTGAGCAATACTCTCTAAGtgatgattctgattctgattctgatgatgacgacggcgaggaggatgacgatgatgatacaAGTGTGCCGTGTCAGCTGATTGAGTCCCGTCAGAATGTCTCCACTT comes from Triticum aestivum cultivar Chinese Spring chromosome 5B, IWGSC CS RefSeq v2.1, whole genome shotgun sequence and encodes:
- the LOC123114675 gene encoding uncharacterized protein is translated as MFFFNSRAQCQHSRFMSISLNTESRSDQRMDKSCTQCKDYVAHQYWDHMDNRKKRFFKLMLGNFRNGVTIPEKFVRSVRGMISELVKLETPDGNTYNVHIAKELNNLVLRSGWSKFASVYELQEGDFLRFKYNGDSHFKVEIYDPSACEKETSCVVMNYNPGLQKRSVPHDNQMLSPEGERLAKRHNGCCSDSCKTSKMNPAGSPHKPTKKEVPSSEDARSSGELQTSTRSRYFLATGCNLTDAHKVEVDKIEQNIRPEIPLYVKTMSSASLVDGFLIICDRSYLICKDYAIKHLPCKDEFITFCHASHSKTWRAHYKINADDTYHLSTGWLRFVDDNQLQKGDTCMFEVLKRQRSFTMAVHLLKASYHHPPGFPASSKSLRPEAKSFRPEDKVRLSRFITLEGLLKTKVHEKVEVIKPEIPVFVSIMMKTNVSGRSLSLAFSLDYAKDFLPGENQIFRLHRPGESAPWKTEFKSFASRRWLVRGWEQFVIDNKLELDDVCLFERIENKKKLRMMVHIIRKKDSCKGKAPARHSPALPAPARAPRQRQCINVPLHQAEWHWHHRVPLPYPDVTLSHDWHLAPERIPVPAAPRTARAHAEEVRHRRALLTSEQRADPHLSYSTSLVSQRQHNSSLSLSLLTRKNQGMHEEQDEMMGEKGCESCKKWQEHYYWEHMDASKTKFFKLMTQDSQQRIRIPDKFASNFIRQMQNPQGFDLKATSGETWHVGVTKVANGLFFSSGWGDFVKAHELQENDLLVFTFSGNSSFEVLVFDATGCEKLSSLFAGAGMRKHFHGMVGQQVEQYSLSDDSDSDSDDDDGEEDDDDDTSVPCQLIESRQNVSTLRKFSSRTKPRKELLPGSPNCSSSCDVKHEETDEEESDDDTYADFDYCYSRAAKQLPDDEKSEIIGLASIQPGNPAFMTVLLRAHLQHKNNFLVIPSKFVHEHLHMRSHEVVLLRPNREERWHVRYYQGSSSRGFRGQPWAKFVRDNELHEGDVCVFELIKGVRNEKKAARTTMTVHVVRRRRSNGRFALVG
- the LOC123110553 gene encoding uncharacterized protein, coding for MHLSLWKPLSHCAAILLSKNHRRRGGGGGGGTGGHGGGNGRRDDPASFLRQLRDALDAASEEGALCPPPDAAGAEEDAAVTRSRSLARLRAQRDFLRATALAAAAGPFRSISDLPLLAHAIATFLSMYPDYASTSDVDRLRLDHYSHLDAPGAGRVCLDYCGFGLFDSSWDSSSSSFTLSELNANLSNHALYGGAEPGTAENDIKERILEYLNVPASEYALVFTVSRGSAFKLLAECYPFENNRRLLTMFDHESQSVNWMAQSARAKGAKTRTAWFRWPTLKLCSTELRKEIVGKKKARRRDAAVGLFVFPAQSRVTGAKYSYQWMALAQQNGWHVMLDAGALGPKDMDSLGLSLFRPDFIITSFYRVFGSDPTGFGCLLIKKSVIGSLQGRNGCNASGMVRIVPVFPQYLSDSIDEFDAVETEGLEDDACTPIDENPVPDVRNGSQLPAFSGVYTSAQVRETFESDPGRDSSSDRDGASTIFEETESISVGEVMRSPAFSEDCSSENSFWVDVGQSPLGSEKSGQFKKGKLGSPLPSSWFTGRKGNKRMSPTSRISRSPLYDGNVISFDAAVLSVSQDVDCLREDPEEEIYENGRGNHFRQVSEIQEEPEVEEVACQHAMNGDLDHKESAIRRETEGEFRLLGRRDGNSRFAGGRLFGVEEIDGAISMGRRVSFNTEANMIADRLHRASDAAEASGYPFRDDDACISDGYDDAQDWSRREPEIICRHIDHVDMMGLNRTTLRLRYLINWLVTSLLQLKLPGLKDSDGVPLVHIYGPKIKYERGAAVAFNLKQSGGAFINAEFVQKIAEKNGISLGIGFLSHIKIDPNQKQSNGALDIPEASFYKNGRRDSKKVTVRVEVVTASLGFLTNFEDVYKMWAFVAKFLDPSFLESERIAIATDQMEAIAAEHMQGQI